In the Pirellulales bacterium genome, one interval contains:
- a CDS encoding class I SAM-dependent methyltransferase, giving the protein METTASTIELRAPAPHDCDLCGGADFAAVAHSDRRGDPLETVVCTRCGLVSHALIPTEDELTNFYAREYRRAYHGEVAPSARRVMRAWQKGELILRRLSPFMRRSDRVLEIGSGIGCTVRRFQLAGYDAQGIEPNDGFREYGVNTFHARVRPGGLLDIPAEPLYDVVLLVHVIEHLGTPRRAFERIRRMLRPGGRLYVECPNLGAPFALGDKLFHFGHVHNFTPATLRMLARRSGFEVVTQFATPEDPNLRLLLVKMDERDETLDSDSYDQTIAALARYNMVTYHLRRSYLRMRLGMVARAITEALLAPAYVRRVTAQCEQHGSADNWQRTIETPSRRLAA; this is encoded by the coding sequence ATGGAGACAACCGCTAGCACTATCGAACTGCGCGCCCCGGCGCCGCACGATTGCGATCTGTGTGGCGGTGCGGACTTCGCTGCGGTGGCGCACAGCGACCGTCGGGGCGATCCCTTGGAAACCGTAGTCTGTACGCGCTGCGGGCTCGTATCGCACGCGTTGATTCCAACCGAGGACGAGTTAACGAACTTCTACGCGCGCGAATATCGTCGCGCGTATCACGGCGAGGTCGCCCCGTCGGCCAGACGCGTTATGCGGGCCTGGCAAAAAGGAGAGCTCATCTTGCGCCGGCTGAGCCCATTCATGCGGCGCTCGGATCGCGTGCTGGAAATTGGCTCTGGCATCGGCTGTACCGTGCGGCGGTTCCAGCTAGCCGGATATGATGCCCAGGGCATCGAGCCCAACGATGGATTCCGGGAGTATGGCGTCAACACCTTTCATGCTCGCGTGCGCCCTGGCGGCCTTTTGGATATTCCGGCCGAACCATTGTACGACGTGGTGCTGCTGGTCCATGTGATCGAGCACCTGGGCACTCCGCGGCGGGCGTTCGAGCGCATCCGTCGCATGCTGCGGCCCGGCGGACGACTGTACGTCGAATGCCCGAACCTGGGCGCGCCTTTCGCATTGGGGGACAAGCTGTTCCATTTCGGCCACGTGCACAATTTCACGCCGGCCACGCTCCGCATGCTGGCCCGCCGCAGCGGATTCGAAGTGGTGACGCAATTCGCCACGCCCGAAGATCCGAACCTACGGCTGCTGTTGGTGAAGATGGACGAGCGCGACGAGACTCTCGACTCGGACAGTTACGACCAGACCATCGCGGCGCTAGCACGTTACAACATGGTGACGTATCACCTGCGCCGCAGCTATCTAAGAATGCGACTCGGCATGGTGGCCCGCGCGATCACCGAGGCCCTGCTGGCCCCGGCGTACGTCCGCCGCGTGACCGCCCAGTGCGAACAGCATGGGAGCGCCGACAACTGGCAGCGCACCATCGAGACGCCATCACGCCGCCTGGCCGCCTAG